The Lentzea guizhouensis genome contains a region encoding:
- a CDS encoding transglutaminaseTgpA domain-containing protein, which produces MKDRVPVALVVLAAAIAGLCFASVFGVGALLPVIAVVAVVTAGTAVLARSLVTWRPLVVALAGLVAVVEVLLFPTTVAGLPTGTTFSLLADGVTDSWQLTLQSTWPARPDAQLLLFVPLLVLVACVFGVEIVLRLEKPVLALVPSFLVVVLSQLFGALTGLAAVLAVLGYVAVAAGLFALYRPADEHQSVPAFLPAPLVVTAVVVVVGLLVPLPGPAYSLKQDRLVPVSARMTSPLDEVASRRAHPDAPVFSVRPSCEQCLPDRWPVVVLDTYDGVTWSAGSRYRRLGTELPAPDLDVPTTRRDAVISLRENGTRWLPSRPWPAAVTGADPLVEENEGSLLAQSPQGTATAYGLSWWEPEVGESLDGFAVDPRLGGQDGVGTPPPGVAELATKAVDGVRSSFTSALRLERFLRENYRRVDGAGGHSWPQLRRFLLDTSEGTSEQFAAAYVVLARILGIPARLVVGYRTPERKSGEEYVVTNENVLVWPEVAVAGVGWVPLDPAGAATRGAGKDSGLIAATQNARDRLPPAPQDPPVAPGQPAQGETGPARPFPFGAVLVPLGMLLLVWLAGVPVAKWVRAHRRRRKAGTAAVHGAWLEARDRLREHRVPLTVGMTPLEVAGAAAGAGLPASADGMRSLAAAVDFAMWSGATPGRRSGTTWAAVRVVRRGLRARGWPARLRAAVDPRTLRS; this is translated from the coding sequence GTGAAAGACCGTGTGCCGGTCGCGCTGGTCGTCCTCGCCGCCGCCATCGCCGGGCTGTGCTTCGCGTCCGTCTTCGGGGTGGGCGCGCTGCTCCCGGTCATCGCGGTCGTCGCCGTGGTGACTGCCGGGACCGCGGTGCTGGCCAGGTCGCTCGTGACCTGGCGGCCGCTCGTCGTCGCGCTCGCCGGACTGGTGGCCGTGGTCGAGGTGCTGCTGTTCCCGACGACGGTGGCCGGACTGCCCACCGGCACGACCTTCTCCCTGCTCGCCGACGGTGTCACCGACTCCTGGCAGCTCACCCTGCAGTCCACCTGGCCCGCCCGGCCGGACGCGCAGCTGCTGCTGTTCGTGCCGTTGCTGGTGCTGGTGGCGTGCGTGTTCGGCGTGGAGATCGTGCTGCGCCTCGAGAAACCCGTTCTCGCGCTGGTGCCCAGCTTCCTCGTGGTCGTGCTCAGCCAGCTGTTCGGCGCGCTCACCGGGCTCGCCGCCGTGCTGGCGGTGCTCGGGTACGTCGCCGTCGCCGCCGGGCTGTTCGCGTTGTACCGGCCGGCGGACGAGCACCAGTCCGTGCCGGCGTTCCTGCCCGCGCCGCTGGTGGTCACCGCGGTCGTCGTGGTGGTCGGCCTGCTCGTGCCGCTGCCCGGTCCCGCCTACTCGCTCAAGCAGGACCGGCTCGTGCCGGTGTCGGCGCGGATGACCAGTCCGCTCGACGAGGTCGCGAGCCGGCGGGCGCACCCGGACGCCCCCGTGTTCAGCGTGCGGCCGTCGTGCGAGCAGTGCCTGCCGGACCGGTGGCCGGTCGTCGTGCTCGACACCTACGACGGCGTCACCTGGTCGGCGGGCAGCCGCTACCGCCGGTTGGGCACCGAGCTGCCCGCGCCCGACCTGGACGTGCCGACGACCCGCAGGGACGCGGTGATCAGCCTGCGCGAGAACGGGACCAGGTGGCTGCCGAGCCGGCCGTGGCCCGCCGCGGTGACCGGGGCGGACCCGCTGGTCGAGGAGAACGAGGGCAGCCTGCTCGCGCAGAGTCCACAGGGGACGGCCACCGCCTACGGGCTGAGCTGGTGGGAACCCGAGGTGGGCGAGTCGCTCGACGGGTTCGCGGTCGACCCGCGGCTGGGCGGGCAGGACGGCGTCGGCACGCCACCGCCCGGTGTCGCCGAGCTCGCCACCAAGGCCGTCGACGGGGTGCGGTCGAGCTTCACCTCGGCGTTGCGGCTGGAACGGTTCCTGCGCGAGAACTACCGGCGGGTCGACGGCGCCGGCGGGCACAGCTGGCCGCAGCTGCGCCGGTTCCTGCTCGACACCTCCGAGGGCACCAGCGAGCAGTTCGCCGCCGCGTACGTGGTGCTGGCGCGGATCCTGGGCATCCCGGCCCGGCTCGTCGTCGGGTACCGCACGCCGGAGCGGAAGTCCGGCGAGGAGTACGTCGTGACCAACGAGAACGTCCTGGTGTGGCCGGAGGTCGCGGTCGCCGGGGTCGGCTGGGTGCCGCTGGACCCGGCGGGCGCGGCGACCCGCGGCGCCGGGAAGGACTCCGGGCTGATCGCGGCGACGCAGAACGCGCGCGACCGGCTGCCTCCCGCGCCGCAGGACCCGCCGGTGGCACCGGGACAACCCGCTCAGGGCGAAACCGGCCCGGCGCGGCCGTTCCCGTTCGGTGCCGTGCTGGTCCCGCTGGGGATGTTGCTGCTGGTGTGGCTCGCCGGGGTGCCGGTGGCGAAGTGGGTCAGGGCGCACCGGCGGCGGCGCAAGGCGGGAACCGCGGCGGTGCACGGTGCGTGGCTGGAGGCGCGTGACCGGTTGCGCGAGCACCGGGTGCCGCTGACGGTGGGCATGACGCCGTTGGAGGTGGCCGGCGCCGCTGCCGGTGCCGGGTTGCCGGCCAGTGCGGACGGCATGCGGTCGCTCGCGGCGGCGGTGGACTTCGCCATGTGGTCGGGTGCCACGCCGGGCCGCAGGTCCGGGACGACGTGGGCCGCGGTGCGCGTGGTGCGGCGGGGGTTGCGCGCACGAGGCTGGCCGGCACGGCTGCGGGCCGCGGTGGACCCGCGCACGCTGCGGTCCTAG
- a CDS encoding serine/threonine-protein kinase, with translation MGTDHGFADLVPRGTGPRATVYAGIHTVTGEAVALKVLRAKLPRRTRTEVERELARLAPLKDQTAVLVADVVEDVGDRTALRMELCTQSLTDVVEQEGPLPVAEVIALGRTLAEALAAAHEAGIVHGGVTPGNVLYRPSGEPVLADFGVTLRRAFPHEGGDGVDFLAPETLEHGAADERSDLYGLGAVLYLALSGLSPHPARLGEHPDDRKLRVLGSTVPRPDRPDLPDELAELVRALLAKDPVIRPENIRDVATWLGRLSAPSPSAAEFGDFAGLPAVPRPPVPRGVPVLVSSPGTTANKHPALPVIGGAVGLLVVVALGVFLMSSDPVVRGDAPTTAPAPPSPAKAVLLQLVDPVDHVDYVDLQWESQEQLEFAVVVAAEGEQPKVMRAQQNRSLKVEVDPTRKYCFLVQGTDGLHVYESKPKALRGATCKL, from the coding sequence ATGGGGACAGATCACGGGTTCGCCGACCTGGTGCCGCGCGGCACCGGGCCGAGGGCGACGGTCTACGCGGGCATCCACACCGTCACCGGCGAGGCCGTGGCGCTCAAGGTGTTGCGCGCCAAGCTGCCGCGCCGCACCCGCACCGAGGTCGAACGCGAGCTGGCCCGCCTCGCGCCGCTCAAGGACCAGACGGCCGTGCTGGTGGCGGACGTGGTGGAGGACGTGGGCGACCGCACGGCGTTGCGGATGGAGCTGTGCACGCAGTCGCTGACCGACGTGGTCGAGCAGGAGGGCCCGCTGCCGGTCGCGGAGGTGATCGCGCTCGGCCGCACACTCGCCGAGGCGCTCGCGGCGGCCCACGAGGCGGGCATCGTCCACGGTGGCGTCACGCCCGGCAACGTGCTGTACCGCCCGTCCGGTGAACCGGTGCTGGCGGACTTCGGCGTGACGCTGCGCCGGGCGTTCCCGCACGAGGGCGGCGACGGCGTCGACTTCCTCGCACCGGAGACCCTCGAACACGGCGCCGCCGACGAGCGGTCCGACCTCTACGGCCTGGGCGCCGTGCTGTACCTGGCACTCTCGGGGCTGTCGCCGCACCCGGCCCGCCTCGGCGAGCACCCGGACGACCGCAAGCTCCGCGTGCTCGGCTCGACCGTGCCGCGCCCCGACCGGCCGGACCTGCCCGACGAGCTCGCCGAACTGGTGCGCGCGCTGCTCGCCAAGGACCCGGTGATCCGCCCCGAGAACATCCGTGACGTGGCGACCTGGCTCGGCAGGCTGTCCGCGCCGAGCCCGTCGGCGGCCGAGTTCGGCGACTTCGCCGGTCTGCCCGCGGTGCCGCGCCCGCCGGTGCCGCGCGGTGTGCCCGTGCTGGTGTCCTCGCCTGGCACGACCGCGAACAAGCACCCGGCGTTGCCGGTGATCGGTGGTGCCGTCGGCCTGCTCGTCGTCGTGGCGCTCGGCGTGTTCCTGATGAGCAGCGATCCCGTCGTGCGCGGCGACGCGCCCACGACGGCTCCGGCACCGCCGTCCCCGGCCAAGGCGGTCCTGCTGCAGCTGGTCGACCCCGTCGACCACGTCGACTACGTCGACCTGCAGTGGGAGAGCCAGGAACAGCTGGAGTTCGCCGTCGTCGTCGCGGCCGAGGGAGAGCAGCCCAAGGTCATGCGCGCGCAGCAGAACCGTTCGCTGAAGGTCGAGGTCGACCCGACCCGCAAGTACTGCTTCCTCGTGCAGGGCACCGACGGCTTGCACGTCTACGAGAGCAAGCCGAAGGCGTTGCGCGGCGCCACCTGCAAGCTCTGA
- a CDS encoding EsaB/YukD family protein has product MAARRGRGTDDDNGLVRLTIPAPGRRIDMALPQRSPLAEVVPGLPDHAGLADAGAEHGGWVLRRTDGTGLDAALSPATHRVCDGEVLHLVPCRLEWPEPEYDDVVEAISAGGVAHGFGGPAVPRSPWQAGPCWWRWW; this is encoded by the coding sequence GTGGCCGCTCGGAGAGGTCGAGGAACCGATGACGACAACGGGCTGGTCAGGCTGACCATCCCCGCACCGGGCCGGCGCATCGACATGGCGTTGCCGCAACGGTCACCGCTGGCCGAGGTCGTGCCGGGACTGCCGGACCACGCCGGGCTCGCCGACGCGGGCGCCGAGCACGGCGGCTGGGTGCTGCGCCGCACCGACGGCACCGGGCTGGACGCGGCACTGTCGCCGGCGACGCACCGGGTGTGCGACGGCGAGGTGCTGCACCTGGTGCCGTGCAGGCTGGAGTGGCCGGAGCCGGAGTACGACGACGTGGTCGAGGCGATCTCGGCGGGGGGTGTCGCGCACGGGTTCGGCGGACCCGCGGTGCCGCGTTCGCCGTGGCAGGCGGGGCCGTGCTGGTGGCGCTGGTGGTAA
- a CDS encoding Hsp70 family protein: MRDTIDFGIDLGTTNSAMAVVRDGGVAVVKNNEGWDYTPSAVWVPKPGVTHVGRSARDRIPSDPDNVHIEFKQEMGLAGAPRRFPKAGVSMTPQQLSAEVLRSLRADAAHVFGEAPPAAVITVPAAFRLHENNATGEAAALAGFVTCPLVQEPTAAAFAFGFQNESTDAYWMVFDFGGGTFDSAIVSTHEGELRVLDHAGDPHLGGKLIDWAIVERLLVPAVESGLGLRDLRRQDPLWRSNFALLKDAAERAKIALSRSAAVEVDVELEVGGKKVAFDHTLRRDEVDRVAEPHYLRAINLCREALGKAGLGVGDIDKLLLVGGTTLAPGLRERLADPKAGLGIELDHSQDPSTVVARGAAVFASTVPLDRPKARPVAGEFTADLRYPRTTSLDVVPVQGRFESTAAQDWTRFHVVLDNENGTPPFRTPQVGLDAQGTFVTEVQVDERTTSTFSVLLVDADGVRCKVNPATASITHVTNELGGQVLTNSLGLAEADGAFAPILRKGARLPAAMSSTFYTTIPLHRTDSDAVIRIPLVEGERVRADRNLRIGLIEIRPKDVRIDLPTGSEVEITVEVDESRRVTVVADVPLVDEQFEAEIDLSHVQPPTAAVLERELREVHGRLAGLQEDRRLPAQARRKLDRLEHEQVLRWPTRCVPPRRPGQRAAADQRCATPTPCWTRSRRNASCAPCSTSWTRRSRSAGPCSTATPPPTTTWSSPTSSAARPTCAPTPTAPRSRSCSAGRSTSPRR; this comes from the coding sequence GTGCGTGACACCATCGACTTCGGCATCGACCTGGGCACCACCAACAGCGCGATGGCCGTCGTGCGCGACGGCGGCGTGGCGGTGGTCAAGAACAACGAGGGCTGGGACTACACGCCGTCCGCGGTGTGGGTGCCCAAGCCGGGCGTCACGCACGTCGGACGCAGCGCGCGGGACCGCATCCCGAGCGACCCGGACAACGTGCACATCGAGTTCAAGCAGGAGATGGGGCTCGCCGGCGCGCCGAGGCGGTTCCCCAAGGCGGGTGTTTCCATGACACCGCAACAGCTCTCCGCCGAGGTGCTGAGGTCGCTGCGGGCCGACGCCGCGCACGTGTTCGGCGAGGCGCCGCCGGCCGCGGTGATCACCGTGCCCGCCGCGTTCCGCCTCCACGAGAACAACGCCACCGGCGAGGCCGCGGCGCTGGCCGGGTTCGTCACCTGCCCGCTGGTGCAGGAACCGACGGCCGCGGCGTTCGCGTTCGGCTTCCAGAACGAGAGCACCGACGCGTACTGGATGGTGTTCGACTTCGGTGGCGGCACGTTCGACTCGGCGATCGTCAGCACCCACGAGGGTGAGCTGCGCGTGCTCGACCACGCGGGCGACCCGCACCTCGGCGGGAAGCTGATCGACTGGGCGATCGTCGAACGCCTGCTCGTGCCCGCCGTGGAGTCCGGGCTCGGACTGCGTGACCTGCGCCGACAGGACCCGTTGTGGCGCAGCAACTTCGCCCTGCTCAAGGACGCGGCGGAACGGGCCAAGATCGCGTTGTCGCGCTCCGCGGCCGTCGAGGTGGACGTCGAGCTGGAGGTCGGCGGCAAGAAGGTGGCCTTCGACCACACGCTGCGGCGCGACGAGGTCGACCGGGTCGCCGAGCCGCACTACCTGCGCGCGATCAACCTGTGCCGCGAAGCGCTCGGCAAGGCCGGGCTCGGCGTCGGTGACATCGACAAGCTGCTGCTGGTCGGCGGCACCACGCTGGCACCGGGTCTGCGGGAACGCCTCGCCGACCCGAAGGCGGGCCTGGGCATCGAGCTCGACCACAGCCAGGACCCGAGCACGGTCGTCGCGCGCGGTGCCGCGGTGTTCGCGAGCACCGTGCCGCTGGACCGCCCCAAGGCGCGGCCGGTGGCGGGCGAGTTCACCGCCGACCTGCGCTACCCGCGCACCACCAGCCTGGACGTCGTACCGGTGCAGGGCCGGTTCGAGAGCACGGCCGCGCAGGACTGGACGAGGTTCCACGTCGTGCTGGACAACGAGAACGGCACACCGCCGTTCCGCACGCCCCAGGTGGGCCTCGACGCGCAGGGCACGTTCGTCACCGAGGTCCAGGTGGACGAGCGGACCACGTCGACGTTCAGCGTGCTGCTGGTCGACGCCGACGGCGTGCGGTGCAAGGTGAACCCGGCCACCGCGTCGATCACGCACGTGACGAACGAGCTCGGCGGCCAGGTGCTGACCAACTCGCTCGGACTGGCCGAGGCGGACGGGGCGTTCGCGCCGATCCTGCGCAAGGGCGCCCGGCTGCCCGCCGCCATGTCCAGCACCTTCTACACCACGATCCCGTTGCACCGCACCGACTCCGACGCCGTCATCCGGATCCCGCTGGTCGAGGGCGAACGCGTCCGCGCCGACCGCAACCTGCGGATCGGGCTGATCGAGATCAGGCCGAAGGACGTCCGCATCGACCTGCCGACCGGCAGCGAGGTCGAGATCACCGTCGAGGTCGACGAGTCGCGCCGGGTCACCGTGGTCGCGGACGTTCCGCTGGTGGACGAGCAGTTCGAGGCCGAGATCGACCTCTCGCACGTGCAGCCGCCCACCGCGGCGGTGCTGGAACGCGAGCTGCGCGAGGTGCACGGCAGGCTGGCCGGCCTGCAGGAGGACCGGCGGCTGCCCGCGCAGGCCCGGCGCAAGCTCGACCGGCTGGAGCACGAACAGGTGCTGCGCTGGCCGACGAGGTGCGTGCCGCCGCGCCGACCAGGGCAGCGCGCGGCCGCGGACCAACGCTGCGCGACGCCCACGCCGTGCTGGACGAGGTCGAGGAGGAACGCGAGCTGCGCGCCCTGCTCGACGAGCTGGACGAGGAGATCGCGCAGTGCCGGGCCCTGCTCGACCGCAACGCCGCCCCCGACGACCACCTGGAGCTCGCCGACATCGAGCGCCGCGCGGCCGACCTGCGCGCCGACCCCGACCGCGCCGCGATCGAGGAGCTGCTCGGCAGGGCGGTCCACCTCGCCACGACGGTGA
- a CDS encoding OmpA family protein — translation MAFAVHSPESPGVSPDVPAAIPASTSPPASSSAAAPALPPLASPDVRLEPSGTGVRVVFLRGMFLPDSTTLTPDGRRQLESWGQLLRGKDVRVTVLGHGVTTPDGPATGGSTTAVARAAAAAEVLADAAGKPLTAFALRSAEQSDVPHPGGDPALNRTVTLQVDLP, via the coding sequence GTGGCGTTCGCGGTGCACTCACCGGAGAGCCCCGGCGTCTCGCCGGACGTCCCGGCGGCGATCCCGGCGTCGACGAGCCCGCCGGCCTCTTCTTCAGCTGCTGCACCGGCCTTGCCGCCGCTGGCGAGTCCGGACGTGCGCCTGGAACCCTCCGGCACCGGGGTGCGCGTGGTGTTCCTGCGCGGGATGTTCCTGCCGGACAGCACCACGCTCACCCCGGACGGACGGCGGCAGCTGGAGAGCTGGGGACAACTGTTGCGCGGCAAGGACGTCCGCGTCACCGTGCTCGGCCACGGCGTGACGACCCCGGACGGCCCGGCGACCGGCGGTTCCACCACCGCCGTGGCCAGGGCAGCGGCCGCCGCCGAGGTGCTGGCGGACGCGGCCGGGAAGCCGTTGACAGCGTTCGCCCTGCGGTCGGCCGAGCAGTCGGACGTCCCGCACCCCGGCGGCGACCCGGCGCTGAACCGGACCGTGACGCTGCAGGTGGACCTGCCCTAG
- a CDS encoding ferritin-like protein, with product MEQGEGAARTDVWDDDRDVFHPERDEVAHFYRFQELKHGRRYQAGDTPQSGPTGAPIAVDLDGVLPMRINPRTADHPEGSEVRVAQEQFNTTYCLLLFQLEEAFTGSPSGLGATVGTMYQLKAQAQALMKMPVGGGETAGPTFEYVPPELRS from the coding sequence GTGGAGCAGGGCGAAGGCGCCGCCCGCACCGACGTGTGGGACGACGACCGGGACGTCTTCCACCCCGAGCGCGACGAGGTCGCGCACTTCTACCGCTTCCAGGAGCTCAAGCACGGTCGCCGCTACCAGGCAGGCGACACCCCGCAGTCCGGGCCGACCGGTGCGCCGATCGCCGTCGACCTCGACGGCGTGCTGCCCATGCGCATCAACCCGCGCACCGCCGACCACCCGGAGGGCAGCGAGGTCCGCGTCGCGCAGGAGCAGTTCAACACCACCTACTGCCTGCTGCTCTTCCAGCTGGAGGAGGCCTTCACCGGCAGCCCGTCCGGGCTCGGCGCCACCGTCGGCACGATGTACCAGCTGAAGGCCCAGGCACAGGCGTTGATGAAGATGCCCGTCGGGGGAGGGGAGACGGCGGGGCCGACGTTCGAGTACGTGCCGCCGGAGCTGCGGTCCTAG
- a CDS encoding carboxylate-amine ligase, whose product MWSPTVGVEEEFLLVDQETGVPVNLADEVVAIAREQHGLELERELTGAQVEINTSICRDAEQARTELLETRRKVAASARAAGCRAIAVGAPPMGDATGEVTDSPRYQRIAKQFGALAEQQLICGCHVHVAIPDQETAVQVCNHVRPWLPLLAAITANSPFSGGEDTEFASWRTTVWSRWPVSGPPPFFPSWKDYEDAYTAVIESGTALDRAMVYWDVRPATELPTVEVRVADVAVSVDDAVFLAALVRALVAKATVDVQNGVIAEAVPLETLQQAGWQAAKEGFQGSVVDVLSGELVPVREQLDALVRELTPIFETNGDLAVVQRGLRLLDEEGCGADRQRRAFGNAGVPDLLALLDVDAADRNADVSG is encoded by the coding sequence ATGTGGAGTCCGACAGTTGGTGTGGAGGAGGAGTTCCTCCTCGTCGACCAGGAGACCGGGGTGCCGGTGAACCTGGCGGACGAGGTCGTCGCCATCGCGCGCGAGCAGCACGGCCTCGAGCTGGAGCGCGAGCTGACCGGCGCGCAGGTGGAGATCAACACCTCCATCTGCCGCGATGCCGAGCAGGCGCGCACCGAGCTCCTCGAGACGCGGCGCAAGGTCGCGGCCTCGGCCAGGGCCGCCGGGTGCCGGGCCATCGCCGTCGGTGCGCCGCCGATGGGGGACGCGACCGGCGAGGTCACCGACAGCCCGCGGTACCAGCGGATCGCCAAGCAGTTCGGTGCGCTGGCCGAGCAGCAGCTGATCTGCGGGTGTCACGTGCACGTGGCCATTCCGGACCAGGAAACCGCGGTGCAGGTGTGCAACCACGTGCGGCCGTGGCTGCCGTTGCTCGCGGCGATCACCGCGAACTCGCCGTTCTCCGGCGGTGAGGACACGGAGTTCGCGAGCTGGCGCACGACCGTGTGGTCGAGGTGGCCGGTGTCCGGGCCGCCGCCGTTCTTCCCGTCCTGGAAGGACTACGAGGACGCGTACACCGCCGTGATCGAGTCGGGCACGGCGCTGGACCGGGCGATGGTCTACTGGGACGTCCGGCCGGCGACCGAGCTGCCGACCGTCGAGGTGCGGGTCGCGGATGTCGCCGTGAGCGTGGATGACGCCGTGTTCCTGGCGGCGCTGGTGCGCGCGCTCGTGGCCAAGGCCACTGTGGACGTCCAGAACGGCGTGATCGCGGAAGCGGTGCCGTTGGAGACGCTGCAGCAGGCGGGGTGGCAGGCGGCCAAGGAGGGGTTCCAGGGCAGTGTCGTGGACGTGCTGTCCGGCGAGCTCGTGCCGGTGCGTGAGCAGCTGGACGCGCTGGTGCGGGAGCTGACGCCGATCTTCGAGACCAACGGCGACCTGGCGGTGGTGCAACGGGGACTGCGGCTGCTCGACGAGGAGGGCTGCGGTGCCGACCGGCAGCGGCGGGCCTTCGGGAACGCCGGGGTGCCGGACCTGCTCGCACTGCTGGACGTGGACGCGGCTGACCGGAACGCGGACGTCAGCGGCTGA